Within Lytechinus pictus isolate F3 Inbred chromosome 7, Lp3.0, whole genome shotgun sequence, the genomic segment ATCTTTATTTAAAGTATGCAGTGACATCAGAAGGCACAAGTgacttttcataaaatacaaTGGTAAATTATACATTCAtggttaatttatttatttcaaaaacaaaaaaatacatatatggcATTAACAAGAAATACAGATTTCTGTTCATTTTATTGCATCACTACATGGAATTTGTATTTAAGTCTCGGTTCTGTTTtggctaaaaatcacttttctaaccagttactatggtaactattTTTTCCAgagtttaattcatttatttcttttcttcatattaAAAATTACACACGTCCATAGACGGCCAGCCTAAAAAGTGAGAGACATATATCGAACATAGCAAGCAATACAGAGGAAAACATACTTCACATAATTATACTAACAATCAattaaatacaataataaaaatattgcattagTATTTGGTGCAAAGGTCTTTGTAACAATGTATTGTAAAGTTGTGGAATAAATAGGTTATCATTGTGAGTAATAAAATTTCTTTGACGAATATCATAGCATCATGCATAGAATCAAGTTAATGAATTTAAATCAGTCATGATGGTTCCAAGATCTTACATCATATACAAATTCTTAAGTGCATTTTAATCAACAACTTCCAATCATTTCCAGATGATTCCTCACAAAATTCAATCTAATATAAACTAGAACTAAACcaagaaaggaaaattaaacTTACCGGAGTTTCTGGGCAGGTTTCAAAGCGGTACTTCTGAAGAAGACGAATGATGGCCATCTTCATTTCCATCAAGGCAAACCTCATCCCGATGCAATTCCTCGGACCAAAACCAAATGGTAACCAGGCCAATGGGTGGCGCCCTTCACGATTCTCCTTAGTAAATCTTTCGATGAAGAAAATGTGGGTCTTGTTTAGAAGTAAAAAGTTGTTTTATGACACTAAGCTTGCATGTGAGATTTCTTTATCATCAGAGGAAAGAGTGTCAAAACCAACTGATATAATTACAGTAAACCAGAATGATCTTGAATCTtacaattttataaaatatgatCAGTTTCCTCCAAAAACTATTAAAGGAATGcatcaatatttattaaatttctcagaaaattgatcATGAAATTTGAGTTGGATCTGAGAGTCAGAGCTACCAAGTTCAAAGACCAGCTAAGAGAGATTTTCTGTGACTCGGCAAGTGATCTCAGgcattgtttatatttatggGGATAGGCTGTGATACATGCGTGAGAGACAGATTTTTCTTAAGAGCACACATAGTTGAAAAGTTACCTATCGGGGTTGAACTTGTCTGGTTCAGGCCAGATTGCAGGGTCACGATGGATAGCAAAGGAAGGGAAAATGACTTGAACCCCCTTTGGAATAGTGATACCGTTGCACACATGTGTCTCGTTGCACTCTCGttcaattctgtaaaaaaaaaaatggtacaaaATTAATAAACTATCACATGAAAAATTGTCATGAACTTGCAATTCGCTAATAATCATTGCATTACTTTGAAAACTGACTTGAATGAGTAActtcacttttttattcaagGTGTTTCACATGGGTGCATTTTGGGACtcattttgtttgaaatcaTTTAAGAAGGGTCTAAAAGTATTCTGCAAACTTACAATGACTTTCCTTTTGTATCTACACATCCAATGACATATATTAAGGCAGCTATCCACAAGATACACTTATACTTCTATACTATATTAATTTAATACTTAATACTCACACAACAGCAGCAGGGTAGAGTCGAAGAGTCTCACAGACAACATTGTCCAGGTAAGGCATCTTTGCAATGGATGTATAGCTAACATCATCTCTAGTTGGGGTCAGACTGTCAATTTCTTCAATGAGTTTTTCTTGAACATCAGGATTTGCAGCCATGGCATATGCCAAGAATCCCAGAGTAACATTGATGGTTTCATAACCAGCCAAAAAGAATATCATAGCCTAGTAGAGGGAAAGAGGCAAGTTCAAATTCTTTGACTTTGCAATTAAATGGGCAGATCCAAATCAGACAATATTCTAAATTACTATATATAAAAAGccacaaaaattaaaatcagTTTATCTGGCAGGTCAACTCATTcatgacaacataaaaaaagacaaaggcATATCATtggtgagagagaaaaaaacctTTAACTATAAATGACTTGCATTCAATGGAATCAATCTTTCAAGTACATTAAACTTGACATAATAACAGCAATTGTTATGCCTTCTGGGGAAAATTTCAAGTGGTATGATTTTCCTCTTTAAAAGAAATCACTTTGATAAGACTTAAAACTTCAAAATGGACAAGGTCaatattttacttcatttttgGTGAACAAACTTAAAGCAGCAAGCTATATGCTTGCAAACAAACctatcattttttaataataaaactgCTTAAAATATTTAAGACATCATGAAGAAAgttgttttgtgtgtgaaaattaagctaaacaaaataaaaccttTTATAGGCAGGAATGAAGTTACCCATAAAAATATTGCCTTTATAATCTCCAAATATATTGACATTTCTTGTGATGAGGTAAAAGGACAACAAATCTTTGTTAGGATATCCTGTATTAACCAATTCAGCCTGTAGAAGACTCACAAATTAAGGTATCATAAaagttttaaaagaaaaaaaggtgtcTTTAAACATAGCTGACAATAAATAAAGACTACTTTGAGATATATCGAACTAAGTCAATCGAGAAAGAATATGATTACATAGATATATATACCTGACCATATATCTCATCCCTCGTTAGAGTTGTCTTCTTGCTCTTCTTGAAGTAGCTTTCATTTTCCTGTTCATCAACTGAAGCATGGATATCATCTTCTGCTTTCTTCTCTTGCAATTTCTCTTCTTTTATCTCATTCTCTGATTTGTAACCCTGCTCTGCATTCACTAGAATCTGAAGAAAGTCCTTCATCTGAGAGAACAGGATATAAGGAAGTGGTGGTGATGTAGGCAGTTTTCAAGAGTAAATAAATGCTTTGTGAATGAAGCGAATATTTGTAAAGATGGTATGTAAAACTTGGGCATAGGTTCAGTTTCAGACCcattttaagttattttttgaGGGATACGGGAACAGCTCAAAATatttcctaacttttttttcttgatttggtAAAACCAGAAATGAACAATTGTTGTTGATTCTGAACACCTGTACAAGttcttcaaattgtttcatCATAAAGTATGAATGTCAGACATTGCTATTTTCTCAACATTTACACCCTTCACACTATCATCCTGTGATAAACACAATTTACCTGAACACTTGTCATAATGCAGACTACCAAAGTCTCAGGATTTAGGTCATAATACCAAGACCCATTTAACTTTCTTCTTCTACTCTTCTTTGTCATTTCACTACTTCCTTTCAATGCTTTTAGTCTTGTACCCATCAGGGTAGTAATTACACATTATTGATCCAGACCCCAGCCCCTTCTTCCCTGATAAGAATCTGACTACACCACATTGTCTATACATGTTTCTAGCATGAATGGACAAATGAACAAGTAGATCATCACGTTCGATTTAGAAATACATTCAGGAATCTTATAAAAATATCATGCTAAAAAATTAATCCAAATCCAGCAGAGTTAACACACACAACTGATGTAATGCTCAATTCATATTTGGTAGCAATGAGGACAGTAATCTGAAACAGATTAAATATGGTCTTAACACAAAATCATCTGGTACTCCACTATAGCCCAGGTTTCAGGAAATTTTGATATCTTGTTGTATTTTTGTATAAGTATCAATTCTCACTATAAATTAAACTCTAACAAATAACACCTTTTTCAGATTCTACCAAAGTTACTGGCAGATCTTTCCATAGTGTACCTTTGAGCTTGGATTTTCCCTGCGAGCCGCAATAGTTTGATCAATTACAGTGATGAAAAACTTCTGAATTTCAGCTGACAGCATACTAACTCTGAAATATTCCATTATTTTGCCAATGTTAGGGAAAGTTCCTGATAAAAGAAACAAAGTTTAATGTGCATAATTAcatcttcatcaatatttagaacaCTCAATTCTACTGTTGGAAATTATACATATTTCTGTTCTTTAGCAAATCAAAGGTCAACTTTACCTCCTCCCCCACAAACAAAAACAGGGAAAACTTCATTCAAataagagaaatatcaaaccaGCATAAAACTTAAAATTTCACTAAAATCAGAAGCAATATtagaaagatatgacatttcTATAGTTTCCCTTAATTCAAGAAACAGGGGATATGCAAGTGAGAGAGTGgttgatgtcactcactatttcatttacatttcagtatataaaatatagaatatttcaatttgtgtatatttgatgaaaaacaagtCTAGCTTGAATAATAATAAGTTTGTAGTAACCTGCCATATTTTCTAagcattttatcattattcaaaacaacaCTTTGTTCATATTTTGCATCTATCTGCACCAATCAAATCAATCAGAGCTCATCTTTATAATTAACCAATCAGTGTTCAGCATAATTTCACATCATTTATTAAATCAGCAAAAGAACGTTAAATTTTGGACTTGGTCACCAATTTATTTAGTTCGCTTTTTCATCATGATCAATTAATTTGACACTTTGATCTAAAAACAAAGTTGCAATAGTTTTATATGATTATGTGATATTAGGAGTTAAGTCACATTTCTTCATCACCTTTTGGAACCTAAGCAATTCTTCTGAGACCTACGGTGtaagcaagggggggggggggtgttcttgATATCTTTCTGATAGCTGGTCTGATCATGGAGATGTCCCCATACTGGTAATCTCAAGATATGTAGGAATCAGGaaattatattcttttaatttgtatGGTTTTTATATACATTAGGTGATTTTTGGCCAAAGTCAGGCAATCATGCCATAATTCATTTAGTCAAGTACATACATGATATGCTTTGGTACAAATTTTTAAATATCAGAATCATTGCTCTGTAATACAAACATTTACAGTAGTCTACTCTAAAGGTGAAAAGCAGACTCATATGGACAAATCAAAACCaattaagctttttttttatcttgacaTGTCGAATTCTTGTTGAATCAACTCACCAGCAACCATTACTTTCAATGAAATTCTTTTCTTCATCAACTCCCTTGCATTAGTGACGAATGGATCACTTGGGTTGTTCTGTGAATCTACCTGTAGTCCAAAAGCACATTTAGCAATTCCATCCATCGTGAATGCTTCACATAAACTAAAAAAAGGGGGCAGAGAGAAAAgggaattcaagaaaaaattagAAAGTGAAACATTGATCAACATGATATTAATAAGAATGTCAATAGTTGTCAAAAGACTGCTTGGTGCTACAACAGAATCATGACTCATTTTGAAGCTTTATGATTAATGCATGCAGCTGAGCAACTACAGGTCACCAATCGAAACAATCCTaacatttacatttaaaaaaatctcaacATTGAGAAAAGATTAGGATTGGTCATTTAATTCCACCTCAGAAGAGCTCCccaaatttttattacaaataccAATTCAACTCCTCATTTTTTTAAGAAGCCATATTATTGACatgatatttttcactgacataAAATACCACAGGGGTAACTTTTATTGTTGtcagtcatcattatcatcatcatcagggaTGTACAAACTAAGGGTTATTTGAAGatgtgaaaataaattaaattctttCTGCAACAAGACCTAGAGCTATTTCAAGTAGTTCttattaaagatgaaatttaCCTGAAGACTTTCACCTTGCCATCCTTCTTCTGAATTTCTCCAAAGTTTTTCACCAAAGTATCAATAGATTCATTGAGCAAACCTGACAgctgaaattaaataaaatttttaaattAGTGTGCAAAATACAGGAAGTAAATCCAATGCATGCTAATAGTATATAATGATAAATGCTTTTTCCTCTTCACCAGGAAACATGCAATTTCCTCTTCAAGCAACCTACGTCCTAATTTAATCTACGACCTTTTTGACTGCATAACACTGATAAGATCACATAAATTAAAAGCTTGTCTATTTCATTATCAAGTCTGAGGTTATAACTTATAAGATACATTGCTTTaacgaaatgaaatgtatttctCACTAATTTTACTACGCAATATTTATCTATACATTGATGCAATTTGTGTATTGCAATAATATAATGTCATCCCTTTGATATAAAACATGATCACCAATATGAGAGGATGCACAATGTTATGAAATCAATTTCTACAGCAGCCAAAAAAAGATTTACGATGACAGATAGTTTCCATGGTAATGACATAGATACCTGTTTCATTTTGACAGCACTGAAGGTTGGTGTCATGACATTCCTAACATCTTTCCAATGCTGGTCCCTTAGTGCTGATACTGCCTTGTCAAATGGTCGAGATTTCAACACAAATTgctgtttgaatttgaaaaataacCATTTAAAGATTTAATTCATTGCTTTACATAAATGATGATTTATCACACTGCAATTTCAATACAATGACAATTGAAATATGTTGTTTGGATAATACTaaccattaaaaatataaaaaaatagaattctTGACTTTCAAAAATATGGGACAGTTATAtaaattatgaaagaaaaataggagAGAAGAGGAATTGGTGCAGATGGAGCACAAAATTAACAAGATAGATGAAACAATATCATTTATCAGTAAACCCATGAATATTtctaatgtttttatttcaactgGACTTTTGGTGCCTGATTGGAATCAGGTGATAAAAACTTGGCAAgtaactataggcctatatcccaCTTTGTTATTAAACCTGTGTGTGTCTACAAAGAGTTTTGTGTATGGAGAGGTGTTAAATTTTACCTAAAAAAAGTAGTCCCTTTGCACTTCTGTGCTGGAAAATTTGTATCCGAATTATCTGATTGTAACCTATCTAAAGTATCTCATacaaattttgtgttttatatTTGATGTGAATTCTTCAGTCGGGATAAGATTTTAAAAGAATTGTATGCATGCTCACAAAGTAAATGTCTGTCTTGAAACCATTACATTTCTTAGGATTTGTTTTTAAGAAGAATAGATCTCTTTTCACCTTGTGGTTCATGAACTTGCTGAAGTTCTTTACTGTGATATCCTTTATCATGTCAAGGTCACTAATAAACAATGCAGGCGATCCAAACATGTACATgctgtaaatttaaaaaataacaaatcaaacaTTAGTATTATCAGAGAACAGAGctaaacattttttcaaataaatatgagTTTTACCAAAAAGCTTTATATATATCTGAAAATTAGACAGTCGAGAATTACATCTTTCTTCATGGTTTCAATTTTAATATTAGTGCTTATAAAGGGAAACAGTAAAGCTGATTGGGACTTTTGTATAAAATGAAAGGGAATATGTAATAATAGacaaatttgataattaaattCTCTATAAAGAAATAGACTTTTGATCCATCTTAAATACTTGTAACATTATCACATAATACACTATACTACAAGAAATACAACACTTGTGATGGATTTGATGGCATTAATTTTGGTTGTGTTCTTTCATTTGCTATACCGTCTTCCAATGGTTAGAAAGCTGTGAGCAACATACCAATTTAAACTCATCCAAAGTAATCatgtaattgtatttttatatcagAATTGTATACTGctgtgtaatgaaaatatatatctgtTTCTGGTTATAATAGATCTTTATTCTAGCAAATTCTTAATTCTAAAAGGAAATAAAACTACTTACCCATAGACCTTTCCATACTTCTTAATATTTTCTATAAGTTTCCAATGTAAGCCCTGTGACAGAATCAAAGAAATTGCAGTTATGCCTGGCTTGCTTTAATTCTTCACACATGTACAAATTACCTGCATCATTTCTTGAATAATCACCCATACAGTCTTGCAAAGAGAATAGACtgtaaattcattaaaataaggCTACATCACAAAAGTTACAAATTTTGTAGATCTATCTCTGCATCAAAATCGAGCATTAAATTATTTGTACTTTGTGAgaaattattttgcaatattactTTATTTCGATGTTAACTATAATCATTTCTTTAGTCACTCTACACATCACAACACAACATATACTTTTCGGGCAACGCCTCTGTATATTGTGTTACGGACAAGGTACACATCAACATTGATGGCTGTGGTTACGATCCAAATTGT encodes:
- the LOC135154702 gene encoding cytochrome P450 3A9-like; the protein is MYMFGSPALFISDLDMIKDITVKNFSKFMNHKQFVLKSRPFDKAVSALRDQHWKDVRNVMTPTFSAVKMKQLSGLLNESIDTLVKNFGEIQKKDGKVKVFSLCEAFTMDGIAKCAFGLQVDSQNNPSDPFVTNARELMKKRISLKVMVAGTFPNIGKIMEYFRVSMLSAEIQKFFITVIDQTIAARRENPSSKMKDFLQILVNAEQGYKSENEIKEEKLQEKKAEDDIHASVDEQENESYFKKSKKTTLTRDEIYGQAMIFFLAGYETINVTLGFLAYAMAANPDVQEKLIEEIDSLTPTRDDVSYTSIAKMPYLDNVVCETLRLYPAAVVIERECNETHVCNGITIPKGVQVIFPSFAIHRDPAIWPEPDKFNPDRFTKENREGRHPLAWLPFGFGPRNCIGMRFALMEMKMAIIRLLQKYRFETCPETPVPPKFAKMSLKPDDDMYLRIVERS